The sequence ATGACCTCCTTGGGCGTGCCCTTCGGGGCGAAGATCGCCCGCGACTGCTGGACCGGCACGTCGTGGCCCGCCTCCACGGCGGTCGGAGTGTCGGGCAGGTACGTCGGCCGCTTCTCGGCGAAGGTCACGATCGGGGTCAGCTTGCCGGCCTCGATCTGCTCGATCGCCTCACCCAGCTGGATCGAGCCGACGTCCACCTGGCCGCCGAGGACCGCGGTGAGCGTGGGCGATCCACCGTCGAACGGAACGGCCTTGGCATCGATGTCGGCCTGCGCGAACAGCAGCTCCTGCGAGAGCTGGCTGCCCGTGCCGACACCGGTGGTGCCGAAGGTGATCTGCCGCCCGGCCTTGGCCAGGTCGTCGACGGTCTTGAAACCGGACTTCGGGGCCGTCACGAGCACGTAGTCGTCCTGGCTGATGCCGGTGACGATCTCGTAGTCCGCGATGTCGGGCGCCTGCCCCTCGGCGACGGCCAGCGGGGTGATGTAGGCCAGGCTGCCGTTGTAGACCATCAGGGTGTGCCCGTCGGCCTTCTCGCCGGCCAGCTCCTTCGCGGCCAGGCCGCCGTTCGCGCCGGGCTTGTTCTCCACGGTGACGGGGACGCCGAGGTCGTCGGAGACCTCCTCGGCCAGGGCGCGGGCGATGAGGTCGGTGCTGCCGCCCGGGTCCTGGCCGACGAGGATCGTGATCGGAGACTTACCCGGGAACTTCGCCTCGTCGCTGGATCCGCCGCCGACGTTGCCGCCGCAGGCGGCGAGCGAGAGGGCCAGGGCCACCCCGGCACCCGCCGTCGCCCACCGGCGCACGCGGTTGATCGTCATGTCGTTCTCCTCTAGCAGAGCCATGTTTCAGCCGGGGCGCTGTGAGTGGGGTCACGACGCCTGGATGACGGGAGCCTAGG comes from Micromonospora purpureochromogenes and encodes:
- a CDS encoding Bug family tripartite tricarboxylate transporter substrate binding protein, whose translation is MTINRVRRWATAGAGVALALSLAACGGNVGGGSSDEAKFPGKSPITILVGQDPGGSTDLIARALAEEVSDDLGVPVTVENKPGANGGLAAKELAGEKADGHTLMVYNGSLAYITPLAVAEGQAPDIADYEIVTGISQDDYVLVTAPKSGFKTVDDLAKAGRQITFGTTGVGTGSQLSQELLFAQADIDAKAVPFDGGSPTLTAVLGGQVDVGSIQLGEAIEQIEAGKLTPIVTFAEKRPTYLPDTPTAVEAGHDVPVQQSRAIFAPKGTPKEVIDSLRASFEKAFKAEAYQKFNEDNQLTPNEVDGEELRKQWIGNLDKYRGVVQKYGIQLGGSK